GGACGTGCAAAATGCGTCGAATGAATCAGACGTCTCCAAGGTCCAAGTTGGACGAGAGAGGCTCTCTGATCGGCTCCCACCCCATGAGTCGTACGAGGGACGTCATCGATGGGACCCTGAAATGAGTTGGACAcctgaagaagagcaaaaagtGATCAGGAAGACCGACCTCTACCTTCTTTCGTGCCTTTGTGTTATGGTAAGTTTACCCTCTTTCCCCAACAGGCGGACAATCATTGCTGGAGAAAGGGTTGAGGGTGGGCGAGTTGTTCAGCATCAATTGAGCTTTCACTGACAGTACTCTATTGTTGTAGTTCTTTGGTCTCCAGCTGGACCGAGGAAATCTTTCCAACGCACTCGCCGATGATCTGTTGAAAGATCTCAAATTGTCGAGTAATGACTACAACAATGTGAGAACAGCTAACCATCCTCATGAGATTTGACACAACGCTAAGAAAACACCGATAGGGAACAACCATTCAATTGGTTTGCTTTTTGGCCGCGGAGTTCCCCGTCCAAATGATCACGAAACGTCTGGGTTTCAGAAGAGTCTTGCCCACCATGATGATGCTGTGGGGTATCGTGTGTATGTCTACTACCCCTCGCCGGAGATATGATTATGGCAACGTGGGATGAGACGCTGACTACCCGATTAATGAAAAGCCTGGGCGCAAGCGTGGATGACTGGCCGTGCGAGTTTCTATGTGACGAGAGCACTGATTGGTCTCTTTGAGGGTGGTTTCATTCCAGGTATGGCAACATTGTCTTCCTCTGCGGTCTGGGTGGTGAATCAAGGTTTAACAAAAGGTCAATCTGCAGGTGTGATCCTCTTCTCGACCTATTTCTACACTTCTAAGGAGCTTTCCACACGGCTCGCTGTGTTCTGGTCCACTCTCAACGTGGCTCGTGTCATCTCGGCCCTACTCGCGGCAGGAATTCTCAAGATGAGGGGCGTCGGTGGCCATCCAGGCTGGTTCTGGCTTTTCCTGCTGGAGGGTCTTCTCACATGTCTGATTGCTATTGGGGTATGCCACGGTCTCTCTTCACGATAGTCACACATCGTCACGCAAAGAGAACATCTTGTTGACTGGGATTTTGCTTAGGCCTTCCTCTGGCTTCCTGCCAGCCCCACCCAGACCCGTGGTGGTATATGGCGCCAGTCTTGGTATACAGAGCGACAGGAGGCGATCATGGTCAATGTGAGTCACGAAACCTTCTCTTGGACGCATGGCCCTCTGACAGTAACCTCTTCCAGCGCATTCTTCGCGACGACCCAGCCAAGGGTCTCACAGCGATCAAGGAACCGGTTCACTGGAGTAACATCAAAGAGGCCTGGATGGACAAGTCCATGTGGGGGCTCTACATCATCGGTCTCGTAGCCTATATTCCCGCCACACCTGTCCAGGGCTACCTGACGCTCACCCTCCGGCGCATTGGGTTTTCGACCTTCGACGCGAACATGTTGACAGTGCCATCGGCTATGCTTCAAATCTTCACCATGCTGGCCATCTCATACAGCAGCAACCGTTTCAATGATCGGGCATTCCACGTGATCTTTGGAGAGGCATGGGTCTTGCCTCTTCTTGTCAGTATGCTCACACTGCCGGACGGTGGTCGAGACTGGTCTCGCTTCACGCTCGTAACGCTCATCTCAGGCTGTAAGACAGATTTTCCTTGGTTGAGCGAGCTGAACTTAATTGCTAACCACACGCGCGCATCTAGATCCATACTTCCATCCTATTGTCTCCTCGTGGATCTCCGAGAACAGCTTCGATGTGAAGAAGCGAGCAATTACCGCGGCCACATACAACGTCATTGTGCAGGTTGGCTCATTGATTGGCTCCCAGATCTACCGAGCTGACGATGCGCCATATTACCACCGCGGAAATGCGGTCTTGGTAGGCATCTGCGCACTGTCTTTGGTCGTTGTCCTCGTTCAGCGGGAATTCTTGCGATACCTCAACCGAAAGAAGGTCGCAGCTTGGAACGCCATGACGCTTGAGGAACAGGCTGCGTATCAAAAACGACCTGCCTGCTCGTGAACAAGATGGAAACAAGCGGCTGGATTTCCGGTTCTCGTACTAGAATGAAATCAAAGCCCCAATTCATTACTAATAATATGATTCGACCCAGCACAGGGGTTGCAGAGCGGGACGGAGCTGGAGAGTCCACTGCCCAAGCCAGGTCCTCGAAGTTGGCGAAGTCACGGCATTCGGTCGCACTCAGTGATATTCATGAACTGTACATACAATTGATCAGGCTGCTACTCACCAGACGGACAGATCCCCAATGGAGTGGAAATAACCAGATCCAGAGTAAATTTCCCGATGGACATGGAGCCCTGCCAGGATCCTGTTTATTTTAGTATCCTGCCCACGGGGCAAATGTAAAATTGACTTGGCTCTAGTGGATCTTGTTAATGGGTACATGCTGCCATCTCCTGTTTAGTAATGGAGATAGACGTAGGTCCCCAGTACCTCCATGTCTCCATAGTCCTAGCTATTAAAGCCCATATTGAGTTTCGCGAAATGGAGGTCTTATGTACGTATATACCTGGGTACATCTGATGCACGGGCGTACACCCATAGACCCGACCCACTTGATTCAAACCCGCCTCCAGTAGGTAGCGTTGACTGGAGGTGATTAGGGCGGGggctttgtttttttttccggaCAAACAATCCAATAAAAGAGGTCAGATAAACGAAACCTTCCATTGAGCTGGTTATAAGATACCCAAATAGCTTCGAGCATTACTAAAAGTCGAAAACATGGCCACCTCATCTCCTGGAAGGATCGGGAATGCAGCCTGTTCGGCTCTGCAAATATGACGCTAGTCCTAATCCGCACTAGTCCCACCCGGCCCCGTGCCTATCGACCTTTCCCCAGAAAACCGAGTCCCCTCCTTATCTGGTTTTCCCCGCATGCAGCTAAGGAGAGCCCGACGGAACAATGCCGCAGCCAACGAGGAAAATTAGCAAATGGGCCTGTGATGCCTGTAAGCTTCGCAAGGTGAAATGTTCAAGTGAATCGCCGTGTCCTGGGTGTATCAATGCCGGCATCCCCTGCACCTTCAACAAGCGCCCGTTGGCGCGGGGCCCGAGAAGCCTACGGGCCAAGACAATGCGGCGGATCACTGCGactcagcagcagcatcaacAACAGCAAAATCGAGACCATTGTGAGGATACAGTGGATCTTTGCGAGAGGCAACTGAGCCACGCAAATTCAGGCCGGAGATCAAATTCCCCATCTCCATGCAATCGGGGAATCCCAAGCTCCACAACGTCTGATCCACCGGCTTCCACGCCAGAGCGTCATGCCGGGTGAGTGGCCGCCACGGAAGAATAGAGTCACTGGAATTAATTAGCTGTAATATGACAGCGGACTGCCTGAGGAAAATTCAATGACTGACAACTGACATTTAGCGATGAGCCTTGTCGGGTATCAACATCATCCTTGGTCCTACAACTTTGTGTCTACAGACTGCGCCTGTTCCCGGTATGGCCAATCGTTGATGTCGAGGAGATCATGGGCTCACTTCACCGAGACGCGGGAAATCTCGACGCATATGCTCTGGCCACTGCAATCGGGGCGGCGACCATCGCTCAGCTCAAGCTTGATAGCCCGGAAAGCGGAAACATGGCAATGGCGGCTTCGATGGAAGCCGAATGTCAGGGAGCCATTGACCATATTCGACGAAAACAACAAAGCTCGGATCTGAATATCAACTCCATTCGtgtgtctttctttctgcatGTCTATCATGAGAATAGCGCACCAGGAGGTCCGAGGTCGTTGCTATACCTGCGAGAAGCAATCAGCATTGCTCAGATCATGGGCTTGCATCGTGAATCAAGTTATGTACATTTGACAACGCGTGAGCAGCGTATGCGACAGCGGATTATGTCATTGTTATTTGTCACTGAGAGGTGAGTACCTCTTGCGCCACTCGTGCCTTTTCTTTCAAAATATACGCCCTCGCGCATTTGCGAGCTTTTCAAAAGTGTGGTCAAGGCTAACCAGATCGATTCGCGTACAGAGGAGTGGCAATGCTTCACAAGTTGCCCGTCATTCTGCAATTCAATAGCAGATTTGTCAATCTTGACGAGTCTGACGATGAGACTCACGTACTGCCCGCATTTAAGAAGTTGGTGACTCTCTTCTCATTAATTGACCAGTCTGGTGTGTTTGCTTCACTTCACAACTCAGACGAAGTTCAACCTTTTGATGGCATCAGTGCCATCAACCGGGGCACCTTCAGTAGCCTCCAGCGTCAGCTGCGAGAAGCTGCGTTTCAATTACGCGAGACGAACGACATTCAGATGGCAGACATCTGGGTTACAACCCAGTGGATGCAAGCAATATTGTGGAGAGCATCGATGAGTAGAAGATTTGCAACCTTTGACACGCCTCAACAGCCAGTCACATCGCTTTCGCATCCAATACAAATTGCAAAGGATTTCCTGGAAGCTATGTCTCGACTTCCGAGTTCTGCACTTGAGGCCCACGGTCCCGCAATGGTAAGCAGACCCTCCACCAATGCCTTGCAACTAGTGTGAGGAGTCACTTACTAACCAAGAGACCATATCGTGTTTTGCGATTGAAGGAATACAAGATCTTTGAAATTGCAAAGGCAGTGACCGACTCAGTAACAACGGGGCTCAACGATCCGACTATCTCGATTGAGCTCTCCAGAGACATTCTCCACCGGTTACAGAGCAAACTAGCCTCCTTTCGAGGCGGAAACAAAACACTTCTCTCGCTGCTCCATGCTCGTATATCGGCGGCATTGCAAGACACAAACCAACGAATATATAATGACTCTCCTCCCCAGGACGATCGGCCTGTGTCATCATTTAGCCAAGGGAAGCACATATATTATCCCGATCATCAAATCCAGCCTTTACCCCTGGTTGGACCGGTGCCCCTCCGGAATTTCGGTACCCACGGAGACATGGCATCTCGGCCAGGACAAAAATCTCCACATGCCATGAACGACAGTCTTTCAACTTTACATCTCATGTCCTGGGACCACAATTTACCCGAAGGCTTTCAGTCTCCTCATCAAGATGCACTGCTCTCCAGCACCCTCGCTGACCTCGATGCTGCGGGTGCGATGGAGCTTCTTTTTGCTAATAGTGCCATGTGGGATTCGGTTGAGAATTGGGATTTCCAAGCGACGGAGGGAGCAGCGGTATAATAAAATGGACACACAGAACACCGCATAATCAATGTATTATATTATTGACATGACTGGCCGCGATGAAGCCTGGAGTTACAAATCTTGAACATATTTGCAGGGCTGATGACCTTTCTAGACCGCTAATAGCAGAGCAATAGCCTCATATGGCTCCAGTGAAATATTACCACTGGAAAGATTTGACAATGTGCGCCCAGTGGTAGTCACCAAGATTTCCTGAGCCCTACATGGCAAGCTGGCCCAGTCAACAGCTTCGTCTGAAAAGTTGCAGACGACGAGCACTTTACCCTGCGGACTCGTCCGCGTATAAGCGAAGACCTTGTCGTTTTCTTCGTCCACAAGATCGAAGCGTCCGTACACGATCACATCCTTGTGATGTTTACGCATATTCAAGACGGTGCGCCAGCAGTTGAAAACTGAGTTGGGGTCATCAAGTTGGGCGGCGGCGTTGATCACGGAGTAGTTGGGATTCACTGACATCCAGGGCTTGTCGGCAGTTGTGAACCCTGCATGCTTGCTGGAGTCCCACTGAACGGGAGTGCGCGCATTGTCACGTGACTTTTTCTGGTACTCTCGGAGGAACGTTTCCCGCGTTTCGCGGTCGGCGTTTTGACCTTTCAGTCTGCCATAGAGTCAGTGGCCATTGTTCTCGGTAGGAAAAGAGGATAGCCAATCAGTTGCAAAACGAACCTCCAGTGATTCAGGCAGTCGATGTCCTGGTACTCTTCCAATGGCCAATCGGTCGGTACATTGTGCATGCCgatttcttggccttgataAACGAAAGGAGTGCCCGCTTGGAAGCCGAGAAAGATGGCGATCAATTTGGCACTCTGCTCGCGATACTCAGGACTATCGTTGGCAAAGCGGCTCACAGCGCGAGGTTGATCATGGTTCTCCAAATAGAGAGCATTCCAACCATTGTTTTGATACATAAATTGTTGCCACTTGTCGACAGTCTTCTTAAACTCCGCAAGAGACCACCGTCCGGGGGAAAACTTCCCCTTTGGACCATGATCAATATCCATTCTGTGGTCGTTAGCGCAATGTTCCCTGCGCACGCCGTCAAAAGAGGACATGCAGTTCCAAGACAGATATAGATATGCAGATCACTCCATGGGGTACTTACAGCTCAAAGTGGAAAATCATGTTAAACTCATTTCGGCCTTGCTGGACACTCTTGATGATGTCCTTGGGGTCGTGAACGCATGGCATCTCGCCCACACTGAACGCGTCGTATTCTTGGAGGATACTGCCCAGCTCTTGAAGATACTCGTGCAGTCGTGGCCCGCAAGCATAGTATTCGCAGCCGGGGAAGAAATCACTCGTTGAGTCAGGGAATCTTTGATCCTTGCTGACAAAGTTGATCACATCGAATCGAAACCCGTCAATGCCCCGATCAAGCCAGAATCTCATCGTCTCGTGCACTTCTTGGCGAACGGCCGGATTCTCCCAGTTGAGGTCTGGTTGTTCTTTGCCGTAGAGGTGCAGGTAGTATTCTTCTGTGGCATCATCCCATTCCCAGACGCTTCCTAGTGCCACCGAACACTCGTAAGCTCAATTTATCAACTTCTTGAGCCGAATCGGCTCCGAGTATCAATTCTTCAGACTGTCTCACCTTGAAAGTGGCTTTGCCAATTGTTTGGCGGCTGACGATTTCCATCTGCGTCCATGCGGGCAGGCTTCCAAATGTACCAATCCCGGTATTTGTTTTGGCGCGAGCTTCGAGACTGTTTGAACCACTCGTGCTGGTCACTGGTGTGATTCATGACCAGATCCATGACAAGCTTCATGCCTCGTTCGTGGAGCCGATCCCTCAACACGTCCACATCTTCAATCGAGCCATATTGGGGGTCGATCACCCGATAGTTGCTGATGTCGTAGCCCTGAAAACATGAAGCTGTTAATTGGTATGAACCGTCTTGGTGTGCAAGCAGGGCCGACACGGGCCGCGCCCATTGCATAACTGGAAAAGACATACCATGTCGACTTGAGGACTCTCAAAAATGGGTGACAACCAAACCGTGTCGACACCCAACTGTTTTAAGTAGTCGACTTTGGAGATAACGCCCTTGAGATCTCCTGTCCCCGATCCCGTTGAATCTTTGAAGGATGCCGGCCATATCTGGTACACTGAAGCTTCCTTCCAAGCGGCACGGACTGGCTCGGTCGGCGCGACCTGGACGTGGTGTGTGTGACATTTTTCTTCTGGCAGGATTAAAGCAAGCTCACTAATCTTAAAAGATTGTTCTCCTCGCTGGTCTGGTCCTTGTGTTCTCAAAATGCCTTCGTGGTCGATGAAAGAGCTCAGCTGCTTGGAGAGTGACACAGTTCAAGGCGGAAGCTGGAAATGCGATCGTGAAGGATGAACTGTCTGGAGATCCCATTTCTCGTCAGGTTCACCTAAAAAGCTGTTCCAAGCGAGATGAACTCTGAAGCTCCACACGGAGTCCTGGGCACCGATTGATCTGCGCATTTCTCCGAATcgtggaggcggaggtggtCAGTCAAGACGGTGTTGTGTCCGAGAATTTCTCCGGCGAGAGCCTCATGCgtgaaagaagaaaatccGGGGAAGGGAGCTCAGGCGCTAAAGCTCGCTCGGGTATCTCCCGAAAGCTCCATCCATCAATACGAATGATCTGTCTACGTAAATTACAACGTACAGTACATCGCGTCCACGCATAGCAGACGAGAAAATAAATACGGTCTACACAAGGTCCGGCCATAGTGTTTGTGTAATCCCCCCTACTTGTCCCTTGCGTCGGTTTGCTTCAAGCGCTGCGTAAATAGCCGGCGGCAGCCGTTCTTCTCGTGTCAAAAGCTTCCACGTGAGTGTCCGGAGGTGCTTGTACGACGTCAAAAGAGGAGGGATACTTTCGACCCTTTTTCCTCCACAGGAACCATCAGCTGCACCAAAAGGAAATCCTATCTAAACATCAGGGATCTCAGTCTGTAGTGCAGGTGTCAATAGCTGGCAGGCCCAGCGGCTTCCCTTCCCGTGCATCTTCATCATTATGCCGCCGAATTACGCAGCCCCCAGTCGACTCCTGGCACGTTGGGAGAACTTCTGTTTGTTCACAAACCGGACTCGCCCGAGAAGATGTCCTTGTCAGCAAATATCACGACCGGTTGCCCTCAGGAACTCCTTTCATTCTCAGGCTAGCCCCAAATCAAAGCCCAGAGTACAGTGGGCGACCCTTGCGAGCAGGAGTGCCGTATTGGTCGGACTCGCCATCGGATCTCTACAACTCTTCAACGAGACACCATCAGACCGAAGCCACAAGAAGACCACCGACTCCAAAATCAAGACTTTCCGCCTGGCCGAAGTGAGACAACATGACGGGTCATCCCAAAATCCATGGGTAATCAGGGGAACCTCCGTTTATGACATCACAGACTGGATTGCAGCGCATCCTGGAGGAGATGTGATTTTGACCGCTGCCGGGGGAAGTCTCGAGCCCTTCTGGGACATTTTTACCATCCATAAGCGCCCCGACGTCTACGAGATCCTGGAAGAGTACAAAATCGGCGtcatcgacgaggccgatTTACAGGATGGTCGCGTGCCTCAAGGGGCGATTTTGGATCCATTCCAGAATGATCCCGAACGCGATGCGCGACTGATCACACTGACGGCTTGCCCACGAAACGCAGAAACACCTCGAGATGGCTTGAAGGATTTCATCACTCCCAATGAGCTATTCTATGTCCGTAACCACTTTTGGGTCCCCGCCGTGAAAGGCGAGGATCATGAGATCAATATTGAGATGGTTGACGGAACGGAGCGAACGTACACGGTCAAGGAGTTGAAGGAGCGCTTCCCACGGCATAAGATCACAACTACACTGCAATGTGCAGGGAATCGCCGAAAGTCCATGACCGACGCTGCAGGGACCACCAAGGGTCTTCAGTGGAAGGCTGGCGCCATTTCGACCGCCGAATGGGAGGGAGTCCGGCTGGTTGACGTTCTCGCTGACGCGGGCTTAAGTCTCGACCAATTGCCCGACGATGCCCAACATGTGCAATTCTCCGCGATGGAGGCGTATGGAGCGTCCATCCCCATCCGCAAGGCGATTGACCCGTGGGGGGATGTGCTCTTGGCCTTTTCGATGAACGGGGTGGAGTTACCCCGAGATCACGGATACCCCGTACGCGTGATCGTGCCCGGCACGGTGGCCGCCCGCAGTGTGAAATGGCTCTCACAGATCACCATCTCTCCGGACGAGTCACCGACGCAGTGGCAGCAGCGCGACTATAAGAGTTTTTGCCCGAGCGAGGTCAACAACCCCCGCTGGGAGCGGGCTCGCTCAATTCAAGAAATGCCCGTCACGTCTGCCATCACTCACGTCGAGGTTCCCCGGAAAGACGAAGGGAATGGCCTGGGAACCATCTCGGCGGAGGGCTATGCTTACTCTGGGGAGGGCGAGAGATCATTCGCGTGGACGTCAGTGCCGATGGTGGCCGCACCTGGCACGAGGCTGAGTTGCTGGACGATCGGGCTCGCGTCAAAGGGAATCGGGCCTGGTGCTGGAAGCGGTGGCGTTATCGGGGCCCGATGCCCGATGATCGGACCGACTCCGTTTCCGAGTGCACGAGGCTGGTGGTCAAGGCGACCGACGAGGCCTACAACACGCAACCCCAGACCCATGAGAGCATCTTCAATGCCAGGGGAAACTTGGCCACGGCGTGGGATTGTGCGGAAGTGTCGAGCGTCACGGCTGACACGTAATCAGATCCATCGGTTTTGGTGAGGAGAAGCATGTTGACGTGATTTATTTTTTATTAGCCCTTCTGCGTGAATTTGGGTGTTCTGTCTTTCTTGCGGTCCCTGCAGGGACTTTACACGATTTTTTTTGAGCGTCTGGGCCTAGGTGTCAGCAGGTTTTGATTCTTAGTCTATAATACACCACACATGGATTCATGTTTGAACCATTTGAGTCTTGATCCTAATTGTGAATCATCTTACTGGTACGGTCCTCGAGTGGCATCAATATGCGGGGGTCGTAGTACACCTATGTTGAATACTCCACAGACCGGTCCGTGGATTGCCTGTGTAGTCAGTATTTCCCACGGCAGGTAGTAGTAGGTGACACAGAGGTACGGCTCCAACGTGAGAATCTGTCGCGTTCGATAGGGTGACCATTGAGTCGGTAGTAGGTAGGAATATCTTACACGGTCTCAGCGAGGCACCATGCTTCAGACGCA
The nucleotide sequence above comes from Penicillium oxalicum strain HP7-1 chromosome II, whole genome shotgun sequence. Encoded proteins:
- a CDS encoding Alpha-glucosidase; amino-acid sequence: MRRSIGAQDSVWSFRVHLAWNSFLGEPDEKWDLQTLSSFIDHEGILRTQGPDQRGEQSFKISELALILPEEKCHTHHVQVAPTEPVRAAWKEASVYQIWPASFKDSTGSGTGDLKGVISKVDYLKQLGVDTVWLSPIFESPQVDMGYDISNYRVIDPQYGSIEDVDVLRDRLHERGMKLVMDLVMNHTSDQHEWFKQSRSSRQNKYRDWYIWKPARMDADGNRQPPNNWQSHFQGSVWEWDDATEEYYLHLYGKEQPDLNWENPAVRQEVHETMRFWLDRGIDGFRFDVINFVSKDQRFPDSTSDFFPGCEYYACGPRLHEYLQELGSILQEYDAFSVGEMPCVHDPKDIIKSVQQGRNEFNMIFHFELMDIDHGPKGKFSPGRWSLAEFKKTVDKWQQFMYQNNGWNALYLENHDQPRAVSRFANDSPEYREQSAKLIAIFLGFQAGTPFVYQGQEIGMHNVPTDWPLEEYQDIDCLNHWRLKGQNADRETRETFLREYQKKSRDNARTPVQWDSSKHAGFTTADKPWMSVNPNYSVINAAAQLDDPNSVFNCWRTVLNMRKHHKDVIVYGRFDLVDEENDKVFAYTRTSPQGKVLVVCNFSDEAVDWASLPCRAQEILVTTTGRTLSNLSSGNISLEPYEAIALLLAV
- a CDS encoding Sulfite oxidase; amino-acid sequence: MPPNYAAPSRLLARWENFCLFTNRTRPRRCPCQQISRPVALRNSFHSQASPKSKPRVQWATLASRSAVLVGLAIGSLQLFNETPSDRSHKKTTDSKIKTFRLAEVRQHDGSSQNPWVIRGTSVYDITDWIAAHPGGDVILTAAGGSLEPFWDIFTIHKRPDVYEILEEYKIGVIDEADLQDGRVPQGAILDPFQNDPERDARLITLTACPRNAETPRDGLKDFITPNELFYVRNHFWVPAVKGEDHEINIEMVDGTERTYTVKELKERFPRHKITTTLQCAGNRRKSMTDAAGTTKGLQWKAGAISTAEWEGVRLVDVLADAGLSLDQLPDDAQHVQFSAMEAYGASIPIRKAIDPWGDVLLAFSMNGVELPRDHGYPVRVIVPGTVAARSVKWLSQITISPDESPTQWQQRDYKSFCPSEVNNPRWERARSIQEMPVTSAITHVEVPRKDEGNGLGTISAEGYAYSGEGERSFAWTSVPMVAAPGTRLSCWTIGLASKGIGPGAGSGGVIGARCPMIGPTPFPSARGWWSRRPTRPTTRNPRPMRASSMPGETWPRRGIVRKCRASRLTRNQIHRFW